In bacterium, the sequence TCTACTTTAATCCATGCAGGAATTAATATTATTAACGAAGGCACCCCTATTCCTACTGAAGGATTAAATAATTTAAAGATTGAGATAAAAGAGTTTGCTCTTAAAGTTTTATCTCGGTATGGTGATGAAGTTGAGGAGATTAATCTGGCTCGCTGTAAGGTAGCTGGTAGGTAATAGAAATTATTCTTCAAATTCATAAAAAGGAGTTTATCTTGATGATGGAAAAAGATAATAAAAAAGTTCCCCAAATTTCTATTGAAATTAGTAAAGAATTAGAGAGAGGAATTTATTCAAATGTAGCCAGTATTATTCATTCTCAAGATGAATTCATATTTGATTTTGGAATCCTTATGCCTAATCGCTCCACAATAGTAGTTCAATCTCGAATAATAACTAATCCTTCGCATGCTAAGAAATTTGTGTTAGCTTTACAAGATAATATAAATAAGTATGAAATGAAATTTGGGACTATTAAAACAGAAGACTCTTTTTCTGAGGTTCAGACTACTCAAACTTTAGATAAGATCCATTAATCTTAATCTGGGCTGTAATACCTTGTCTAAGCTGAAAGTTGACTGCTAGATAACTGACGGTTTATTTTAAAAGAGGAGAAGATAAAAATAGTGCGAAATGATGGAAGATCCAACGAAGAAATGAGAAAAATAAAAATTACCAGAAATTATATAAAACATCAAAAAGGCTCGGTTTTAATTGAATTTGGGGGTACAAAAGTAATATGTACGGCCTCTTTAAATGACCGGGTTCCACCTTTCTTG encodes:
- a CDS encoding DUF3467 domain-containing protein, with the protein product MEKDNKKVPQISIEISKELERGIYSNVASIIHSQDEFIFDFGILMPNRSTIVVQSRIITNPSHAKKFVLALQDNINKYEMKFGTIKTEDSFSEVQTTQTLDKIH